The Arachis ipaensis cultivar K30076 chromosome B07, Araip1.1, whole genome shotgun sequence genome includes a window with the following:
- the LOC110264265 gene encoding uncharacterized protein LOC110264265 isoform X2, with protein sequence MPPELLCRCQNFWSLPFWGCHMLRCRCRRTCGSAFPTAGGGAGVAGNTIGTAATWCSCSSLVAGLESEFTCGVEVVSSIEENKRS encoded by the exons ATGCCGCCGGAATTGCTCTGTCGCTGCCAGAATTTCTGGTCGCTGCCGTTCTG GGGCTGTCATATGTTACGTTGTCGCTGCCGGAGGACCTGCGGCTCTGCATTTCCGACCGCCGGTGGTGGCGCGGGTGTCGCTGGAAACACCATCGGAACTGCCgctacttggtgtagttgttctTCCCTTGTTGCG GGATTAGAATCCGAGTTTACTTGTGGCGTTGAGGTTGTTTCTTCTATTGAGGAAAACAAGCGGAGCTAA
- the LOC110264265 gene encoding uncharacterized protein LOC110264265 isoform X1 — MKREGDESFHSRERESAIGETIAIAMPPCRRQFYLFCRRETRRCGGLTAAVLVAGVVTAEATCVTAGGREIRAVAAVYAAGIALSLPEFLVAAVLGLSYVTLSLPEDLRLCISDRRWWRGCRWKHHRNCRYLV, encoded by the exons ATGAAGAGAGAGGGAGACGAGAGTTTTCACAGTAGAGAGAGGGAGAGCGCGATAGGGGAGACCATCGCCATCGCCATGCCTCCTTGTCGTCGCCAGTTCTACTTGTTCTGTCGCCGGGAAACTCGTCGCTGTGGGGGTCTCACTGCCGCCGTCCTTGTGGCTGGTGTCGTCACCGCGGAAGCCACCTGTGTCACCGCTGGAGGAAGGGAGATCCGCGCCGTTGCTGCGGTTTATGCCGCCGGAATTGCTCTGTCGCTGCCAGAATTTCTGGTCGCTGCCGTTCTG GGGCTGTCATATGTTACGTTGTCGCTGCCGGAGGACCTGCGGCTCTGCATTTCCGACCGCCGGTGGTGGCGCGGGTGTCGCTGGAAACACCATCGGAACTGCCgctacttggtgtag